tttggccatataGTGTATCTTGTTATTACCTGAGCAGATCACTGTGAGTCCAGGAAGGAGACCATAACTTCTCCTACACTCCCTCAGTGAAGACTCAGACCCAGAACAGGAAACTCTAAACTCTCTAGTGGTGTTTCCAGGTGGTACTGAAACAGTGGAGCCACAACCCAGCTGTCTACACACTACTACAGCTACATTCTCCTGGTCCCTGTCATCAGCTCCCACAGTCCTCCACTCTCCCTGGTCGtaccactccactccaccagCACAGCGACtgcctcctcccaccagcctcacaTCATCAGGCTctgagaaaagaaaagagagagacagtaatctTACTATTTTCTCACTAAAACACACCTATATTGTCTCTCATATTCTTCAATACAGGTGAGAAACAATGTTGATTGAGTGACAAACTGTTTCTTACCTGAGCAGGTGAGTCCAACAGCATTACCAGGTAGGCAggtgttgttctctctgtctgaggtGTCACAGTCCAGGAGAAGGGACTCTTTGCCTTTACACTGGAACTCTTTATCCCAGGTCTGACCCTCACCTTCTCCATAGAGCCCCCCCTGTAGAGCTGCAGGAGCCCCACAGCCAACATCCCTACAGACGACCTCTGCATCCTGCCGGTCAAAGTCAGCTTCACACACTGAGGCCCAGGACTGATTGGACTTCACCTCCACTCTCCCAGAGCAGAGACCAGCTCCATCCACAAGCCGCACAGACTCTGGAGAAAAAGAGTTGGTTGAACATTCAATCAGTTTTGTTGATGACACTGTCGATGACTAAACACAAATATGTTGGATAAAAGATAGTAGTTTGCTATGTTTGATACTGTAAGAGGTAGAAATGGGTTCTTAGTCACTCAGGATCGGGTTGGGAATAATGCAGGCAGGAGACAGGAATAAGTTCACTTCACTTTATAGAAAATAAACAGCTGGACATCCATCAGGCAGCTTCACTTCAgtaccatctgaactacaatgATCTGCCCATGAACATCTCCCATAAACCAATATGACAAACACAAatataatgtttaaatacatctgacatctctccctctatttaaATTACATTAAAAACACATAAAACATGATACATGGTAATATTGTATAATGTACAAATAAATCTGTCAATATGACCAGTCTCTTACCTGAACAGGTCACATGATGATAATATCTACCAAAACAGACACCAGGTCTTCCTCCTCTAATGTCACACTGTCTAATAGAAGACTCAGTTCCCCTGCAAATACTATATAGTATGACTCCTCTTCTTCCATCTTCAACTAGACCTCCTCTAGAATCAGCTACAGGATTCCCACAGTTCAGCTCTCTACACACAACATTAGTCTCTATCATTATTCTCCACCACCAACTAAAACATAGACCTGACCACTCTCCTCTGTAGAAGACTTCCGCTGTCCCAGAACAGGAAGTAGTGGTTCCATTCACCAGTCTGACTGATTGTTCAGCTGTAAACAGCAGAGAGGAAAACACAGTGGTGAGGACAGATGATGACAGTGATTCTGTTATTCTAACAGCAGTGATGCTTTGTGGTTGACAAGTATTAGTAGTTCCATAAAACACTACTTGTTATTGGGGTTTAGAATGGTTTGTATGGACACATGAATTTCTCCATGTGGGATAATAAAGTTGACTAATATTGAACTGCTATAATCACTGTAGATTTATACTCTACCTACCTGGTGGACTGACGCTTTGAGCCTGGAGatctgaggagaaagagagagacagaggacaaatagagagaaagagacagaggagaaagagacagagagacagagagacagaaagagacagagagacagaggagaaagaggagaaagagacagagagacagagagagacagaggagacaaagagacagagagacagaggagaaagagagagagacagaggagaaaagacagagagagaaggagacagagagacagaggagaaagagagagacagaggagaaagagagagacagaggagaaagagagacagagagacagaggagaaagagaacgagagagagacagaggagaacgagagagacagagg
This window of the Oncorhynchus gorbuscha isolate QuinsamMale2020 ecotype Even-year unplaced genomic scaffold, OgorEven_v1.0 Un_scaffold_7176, whole genome shotgun sequence genome carries:
- the LOC124029653 gene encoding CD5 antigen-like, with protein sequence ISRLKASVHQSSTVSSTKLIECSTNSFSPESVRLVDGAGLCSGRVEVKSNQSWASVCEADFDRQDAEVVCRDVGCGAPAALQGGLYGEGEGQTWDKEFQCKGKESLLLDCDTSDRENNTCLPGNAVGLTCSEPDDVRLVGGGSRCAGGVEWYDQGEWRTVGADDRDQENVAVVVCRQLGCGSTVSVPPGNTTREFRVSCSGSESSLRECRRSYGLLPGLTVICSGNNKIHYMAKSMWTFVDPAISATAISWSSLISS